CGAAGATGGTCAGGATGCTGTCGCCGTCGAAGTCGGCGATCATGTCGCCCGTGTCGAAGGCGTCCTGGAACGCCAGGAAGTCGAAGACGGTCAGCGCGCCGTCGCCGTCGAAGTCGGCCGGGCAGTCGCAGCGGTTGAGCAGCACGCCGACGCTGCGGCTCCGGACATTGGTCACGGCCAGATCGGGGTCGCCGTCGCCGTCCAGATCATCGACCGCGGCGGATCCGGTCCAGCCCCCCGCGTCGTAGGCCACGCCTCGATCGAAGACGCCGCCGCCGTCGTTCAGCAGCGCGGTGACGCCCGGCCCAAGGCTCAGATCGCTGTTCGTCACGAGCAGATCGTTGTCGCCGTCGCGGTCCAGATCGGCGATCGCCACGGACCGCGACTCCATGCGCGGGCCGTACGAGACGGCGGGCGCGAACGTGCCGTCGCCGTTGTTGAGCAGCACCATGGTGCCGTCCCCGGAGGTATTGGCCGCGGCAAGGTCGGCGTCACCGTCGCCATCGAGGTCGCCCATCGCCAGGCCAAGGGGCTCATGGCCCGCAAAATAGTTCACGGGGGACGCGAGGGTGCCGTCCCCCCGGTTCAGCAGCACGCTCACGCTGTCGAAGAGGCGGGTCCGGTTGGCCACCGCCACGTCGGCGTCGCCGTCGCCATCCAGGTCGCCGATGCAGACCGATACGGGGCCCTGTTCCACGATGTACCGCACCTCGGGCGCGAAGGTGGCGTCCCCGTTGTTCATCAGGATGCTGATGTCGTCCCTCCGCGCGTTCGTCACGACCAGGTCGCCGTCGCCATCGCCGTCCAGGTCGCCGATCGCGACGGAATAGGCCCATTCGCCCGCGTCGTAGAGCACGGCGTCCGCGAACGCGCCGTCGCCGTCGTTGAGCAGCACGGCCACGGCGCTCAGCCCCTGGTCGGCCACGGCCAGGTCATTGTCGCCGTCGCCGTCGAGGTCACCGATCGCCACGGACCGGGGCAGCCCGTGCGGGCCGTAGCGCACCTCGGTCGCGAAGCCGCCATCGCCGTCGTTGAGCAGCACGCTGACGTCCTGGCTCACGAAGTTGGCCACGGCCAGGTCGGCGAGGCCGTCGCCGTTGAGGTCGCCCGTCGCCACCGAGACCGGTTCGGATCCCACCCCGTACGCCGCCTGGGGCGTGAAGATCTGCGTGGGACCGCACGCCTGCCCGATCGCGACGGCGGGGACCAGTGTGGTCGCGGCAATGGCGAGCGTGGTGCGTGCGGCGGTGCTTGTGCGAAGCGACTGCATGGCATGGTCCTCCCCGGAATTCGGCGTGGGACACCGCGTCCCCGCATCAGCGTTGTAACGCCTCGGGAGCGGCCGGTTGCGGCAGGGGGCTCTCCTCTGGCTTCGGGCGGCTCTGGGCTTCTGCTGGCCGCCCGGTCTACCAAAAACGCGGGCGGACGGCCAACGCTTTCTTCCAGCGTCACCGGCGGGGCGTCGACCCCTGGCCGGTCCGCCCGCTTGAGATCAGCGTCGCGGCCGGCGGGGGTGCTGGCGCGGCACCCCTCCCCCGAACCGCCAGCGTCCTAGCACCCGGCGTCGAACGCGTTCTGGAAGGCCAGGAAGTCAAACAGGGTCAGGCTGCCGTCGCCGTCGAAGTCGGCGGCCGGGTCGCCCGCGTCGAAGAGGTTCTGGAAGGCAAGGAAATCAAAGATCGTCGGTTCGCCATCGCCGTCCAGGTCGGCGCGGCACGCGGCGGCGTAGAGGTACGCCGAGCCCGCGCGGTCGCCGGCGACCTCGGCCTGGGGGGCGCCGACGGCCAGGTCGCGGCCGGTGAGGTCCAGGCTCGTGCCGAAGCCGGCCGCGAAGCTTGGCGCATCGGCGGCGATGGCGCCCGTGGCCGCGCCCGTGGCGGCGTCGTAGACGTACACGATGCCGGAGTTGGGCGCGCCCCCGTCGTGGTTCGGTGCGCCCACGAGCACGGCGGCGCCATCGGTGGCGACCGACAGCCCGAAGTTGCCCAGCACGCCCGCGTCGGGCTCGCCCAGCACGGCGACCTCCTGCGGGTTGGCGGGATCGCTGATATCGAAGATGTACGCCGCGCCCGCGCCGCTGACCTCCGGCTGGTCGGCGTCGGGCGCGCCCACGACGGCGACCGTGCCGTGCAGCGCCACGGACTTTCCGAAGAAGTCGAACGGCTCGGCGTCGCTGGCGGTGAGCCTGGCGACCTGCGCGGGCCGCAGCGGGTCGGACACGTCGAAGAGGTAGGCCGCGCCGGCCGAGGGCGCCAGGGCGCTCTCGCGGGGGGCGCCCACGAGCGCGTACCCGCCGTGCAACGCGACGGCGAAGCCAAAGCCGGCCCCCTGCGAGCCGTCGACGGCGCCCAGCCGGCCGAGCTGCGCGACGGCCCGGGGCACGCCGACGTCCAGCAGGATGGCCGCCCCGGTCGCCGGGGACACGCCGTCGGCATTGGGTGCGCCTGCGATCGCCAGGTCGCCGTCGGTGTCCAGCGAGAAGCCGAACCGATCGCCGCTGCCCAGACCGACGGGGGCGTAGGCGTCAAGAAGATTGCCGGTGCCCGGGTCGTACAGGTAGATGGCCCCGCCGCCCGAGCCACCGCCCCACGCCGACACGATCGCCGCGGCGGGCCCCATCGCGCAGGCGTCGCCGTAGCGATCGCTGCCCACCAGGCCCGGCTCGCCCAGCGTGCGCACGAGCGTGCCGGTGGCGGCGTCGTAGAGGAACGCCAGCCCTGCCTCGGGCGCAATGTCGTCGTCGGCCGGCGCGGTGACGAGTACACGGTCGCCCCGCACCGCCACGCCCGACCCGAAGCCGTCGAATGGGGCCGGCTGCGGCGGCCTGATGCGCTCGACGGGCGTGAACTGGGCCCGAGCGGTGGTGCTGGCCAGCAGGGCCAGGCCGGCGGCTACGAGCAGCACGCGTGCAGGGGAATTCGGGGTCATCGATCCAGGCCCTCTTGTGTGCTGCGAGTATACATCATGCTCGCGGGCATGCAATACGGTTCCCGGACTCGGCCGCCTCAGCACCCCGCGTCGAAGGCGTTCTGGAAGGCCAGGAAGTCGAAGATCGTCAGCGAGCCGTCGCCGTCGAAGTCGGCGGCCGGGTCGCCGGCGTCGAACAGGTTCTGGAAGCTCAGGAAGTCGAAGATCGTCAGCTCGCCGTCGCCGTCCAGGTCGGCCTGGCAGGGCGGGGCGCACCGGTTCAGCAGCACGTTCACGGACTGATCGAAGCGGCTGGCGACGATCAGGTCGGGCCGGCCGTCGCCGTCCATGTCGCCCATCGCCAAGTCCGAGGGGCCCGCGCCCGCGCCGAAGCCCACGGGCGGCTCGTATACCAGCGGGTCGGCCGTTTGGCGCACGGCCATGCGGACCTCGCCCAGGTCGAAGAGGCCGGTGAAGAGCTCGGCCACGCCATCGCCGTTCGCGTCCGCGGCCAGCACCGATCGCAGGCTCGAGCCGTCGCCGGCGGTCCACCGCTCCCCGAACTGCACCAGCTCGCCCCCCTGCCATGCGAAGGTCCACAGCCGCGAGCGATCGCTGACGTCCGAGTAAGCGCCGATCACCACGTCGTCGCGTCCATCGCTATCGACGTCGGCGATGGTCACCGCGTGGGTCTCGTTCGCGAAGCGGCGCGGCGTGACCAAGTCGAACGTGCCGTCGCCGCGACCGAGGAGCAGCACGTCGTCCTTGCCCACCGGGCGGCGGACTTCCTTGGTCACGTAGACGTCGGTGTGGCCATCGTGGTTGATGTCGCCCACGGCCAGGTCGGTCCACGCGATGTCGGTGAAGCCGTCGAAGGTCTGCGAGGTGACCAGCCCG
The sequence above is a segment of the Phycisphaerales bacterium genome. Coding sequences within it:
- a CDS encoding FG-GAP-like repeat-containing protein, which produces MQSLRTSTAARTTLAIAATTLVPAVAIGQACGPTQIFTPQAAYGVGSEPVSVATGDLNGDGLADLAVANFVSQDVSVLLNDGDGGFATEVRYGPHGLPRSVAIGDLDGDGDNDLAVADQGLSAVAVLLNDGDGAFADAVLYDAGEWAYSVAIGDLDGDGDGDLVVTNARRDDISILMNNGDATFAPEVRYIVEQGPVSVCIGDLDGDGDADVAVANRTRLFDSVSVLLNRGDGTLASPVNYFAGHEPLGLAMGDLDGDGDADLAAANTSGDGTMVLLNNGDGTFAPAVSYGPRMESRSVAIADLDRDGDNDLLVTNSDLSLGPGVTALLNDGGGVFDRGVAYDAGGWTGSAAVDDLDGDGDPDLAVTNVRSRSVGVLLNRCDCPADFDGDGALTVFDFLAFQDAFDTGDMIADFDGDSILTIFDLLAFQNRFDAGC
- a CDS encoding GC-type dockerin domain-anchored protein; translation: MTPNSPARVLLVAAGLALLASTTARAQFTPVERIRPPQPAPFDGFGSGVAVRGDRVLVTAPADDDIAPEAGLAFLYDAATGTLVRTLGEPGLVGSDRYGDACAMGPAAAIVSAWGGGSGGGAIYLYDPGTGNLLDAYAPVGLGSGDRFGFSLDTDGDLAIAGAPNADGVSPATGAAILLDVGVPRAVAQLGRLGAVDGSQGAGFGFAVALHGGYALVGAPRESALAPSAGAAYLFDVSDPLRPAQVARLTASDAEPFDFFGKSVALHGTVAVVGAPDADQPEVSGAGAAYIFDISDPANPQEVAVLGEPDAGVLGNFGLSVATDGAAVLVGAPNHDGGAPNSGIVYVYDAATGAATGAIAADAPSFAAGFGTSLDLTGRDLAVGAPQAEVAGDRAGSAYLYAAACRADLDGDGEPTIFDFLAFQNLFDAGDPAADFDGDGSLTLFDFLAFQNAFDAGC
- a CDS encoding FG-GAP-like repeat-containing protein gives rise to the protein MNTKQLLPASIVLALASGALAQDCLGPDLFGEPIEHPVVIPWHVSVGDLDGDGALDVVAGGYFSHLVILPGNGDGTLGPAFEPEPGLRGADMAIADMNGDGLADIVTGTTFGVAVLINRGALRFDPAVIYTTGVDPLPLGIADFNHDGSPDLVAASRGDDTIAVLLNDGAGGLVTSQTFDGFTDIAWTDLAVGDINHDGHTDVYVTKEVRRPVGKDDVLLLGRGDGTFDLVTPRRFANETHAVTIADVDSDGRDDVVIGAYSDVSDRSRLWTFAWQGGELVQFGERWTAGDGSSLRSVLAADANGDGVAELFTGLFDLGEVRMAVRQTADPLVYEPPVGFGAGAGPSDLAMGDMDGDGRPDLIVASRFDQSVNVLLNRCAPPCQADLDGDGELTIFDFLSFQNLFDAGDPAADFDGDGSLTIFDFLAFQNAFDAGC